GTCACTCTCCCCCCGAACTCGGTCTCTCAGGAGACGCCCGAAGTTCTTCCCGCAGCTTCCCCAACACCGACCTCAACCGATGTGCCGCCTTTTTACCCTCCCACCATGATCGAAGCTTCTCCGACGGGGGCACACGGAATTTCGCCAGGCGAAATTCTGTCCCGGCGGATCCAGACCCGATACCTGCTCGCCGGAGGAGTCGCTCTCGTTGTTGTAATCGCCGGAGCTTTCTTTCTCGGTGCGGGGCGGGAGCAGGTGCTCGTTCCAAAACTTCGCCAGATCACGCACGATGGCCATATTCTCCCCGGATCGCGTGCCATGGAGGCCTTCCCCGCAGTCGTTACCGACGGAGTCCACCTTTTTACCTCCGATGTGCAGGAAGGCAAAGTGGAACTCGTCCAGATTTCGACCGTCTCGGGAGACGCAAAGCCCCTGGGGATTCCGGACGAGGTCATGGGACCGTCCGTGGGCGATATCTCGCCCGATGGATCGAGGCTCCTGATACGGAGCCACCTCTCGAATGAATCGGAGCAACCTCTTTGGATGGTTCCCGTGGGTGGCGGATCGGCCCAGCGGGTGCCGAATGTGCTGGCGCATGACGCCACATGGATGCCAAACGGAGAAGATGTCCTCTTCGCTGCGGAAGAGAAGCTTTTCGTCGCCCACCTTAAAGACAGATCCATCGAGGAGATGGCAAAGCTGCCGGGAAGGGCGTTCTGGCTCCGCTGGTCCTCCGATGGAAAACGCCTGCGTTTCACCATCTTCGATCCGATCACGCACACACAGGCGCTGTGGCAACTGGATGCTGGCAGTGCCAGCCCAAAACCGTTGCTGAAGGGGTGGAAGGAAGACGCGGACACCTGTTGCGGTGTGTGGACCGCCGACGGCTCCTCTTTCATCTTTCAGGCGATGCACGGCAATGAATCGGACCTATGGCGTATGGGTGGTCATGGCGTTGGAACGCCACAGAGACTGACGGACGGGCCGATGGTCTTTCAGGGCGCCGTGGCCGCACGAACTGGAACACGCATCTTTTTCACCGGTGTGGACGTGCAGTCGGATGTCGAGATCTACCGCCCGCAGAGTAAGGACTTCGGTCCGGTGCAGAGCTTTCTCCGCGACGCACATCGGCTCGAATTCTCCCGCGACCGGCAGTGGGTTGCGTGGGCCGATACGAATGGGCGGCTCTGGCGGGCGCGGATCGATGGCAGCGAAAAACTCCAACTGACGCCCGATGCCATTCAGGTCTTCCTCGTGCGCTGGTCTCCGGATGGCAACCGGCTCGCCCTCATGGGACGGGAGACCGGAAAAGCGTGGCAGATTTACTTAGTAAAAGCCGATGGCAGCGCCCTGGAGCGCGTCCTGCAGGAGTCGCGGAACGCCGGAGATCCTACCTGGTCGCCTGATGGAAAGTCGCTCGCCTTCGGACGGGTCCCGGACCTCATGGGGAAGGAAGAAGAAGCACGCATGGTGCAGATCGTCGATCTGGACACCCGTGCCGTGCAGACCCTGCCGGGTTCGGAGAACCTCTTCAGCCCGAGATGGTCGCCGGACGGACGTCACATCGCGGCGATCTCTCTCGATCAGCGCCGACTGATGCTCTATGACACGGCGACCCATCAGTGGCGGCAACTCGCCTACGGGTCCTTCGCCGACCCGGTCTGGACCTCGGACAACCAGGCGATCATCGCCCATGGATTTATGGACTCACGTCAGCCCATCGTTCGCGTTGCGGTGCAGGATGGCCGGGTGGAAGAGCTTGCCACCCTGTCCAACTTCCATGCGGGCAGCATCATGGATTTCTTCTTCTGCGGTCTGACACCGGACAATCTGGCAGTCGTGCGAGCGCAGCGAGCTACGGGCAATCTCTATTCGCTGGATACC
This genomic stretch from Terriglobus saanensis SP1PR4 harbors:
- a CDS encoding winged helix-turn-helix domain-containing protein; translated protein: MTSNSLQARIAFGLFEADLTSGELYKAGFRVKLQSQPFRVLMALVERPGEVVTREELQLRLWGKDTTVDFDHSLGTAINKIREALGDSAENPRFVETLAKRGYRFIAPVTLPPNSVSQETPEVLPAASPTPTSTDVPPFYPPTMIEASPTGAHGISPGEILSRRIQTRYLLAGGVALVVVIAGAFFLGAGREQVLVPKLRQITHDGHILPGSRAMEAFPAVVTDGVHLFTSDVQEGKVELVQISTVSGDAKPLGIPDEVMGPSVGDISPDGSRLLIRSHLSNESEQPLWMVPVGGGSAQRVPNVLAHDATWMPNGEDVLFAAEEKLFVAHLKDRSIEEMAKLPGRAFWLRWSSDGKRLRFTIFDPITHTQALWQLDAGSASPKPLLKGWKEDADTCCGVWTADGSSFIFQAMHGNESDLWRMGGHGVGTPQRLTDGPMVFQGAVAARTGTRIFFTGVDVQSDVEIYRPQSKDFGPVQSFLRDAHRLEFSRDRQWVAWADTNGRLWRARIDGSEKLQLTPDAIQVFLVRWSPDGNRLALMGRETGKAWQIYLVKADGSALERVLQESRNAGDPTWSPDGKSLAFGRVPDLMGKEEEARMVQIVDLDTRAVQTLPGSENLFSPRWSPDGRHIAAISLDQRRLMLYDTATHQWRQLAYGSFADPVWTSDNQAIIAHGFMDSRQPIVRVAVQDGRVEELATLSNFHAGSIMDFFFCGLTPDNLAVVRAQRATGNLYSLDTGAH